A genomic region of Antennarius striatus isolate MH-2024 chromosome 2, ASM4005453v1, whole genome shotgun sequence contains the following coding sequences:
- the ptpdc1b gene encoding protein tyrosine phosphatase domain-containing protein 1: MAFHTNTRGGALMEYITAPRAKYTLVGEAIRSVIPAHMQCSIGCGGQSCKYDNPSYWSAAHQAIRGLYSSWVTDHLLAMSRPSTEIIEKYDIIDQFRRAGIRTVINLQTPGEHASCGNPLEPESGFSYRPEVFMENNIYFYNFGWSDYGVASLTTVLDMVKVMAFALQEGKIAVHCHAGLGRTGVLLACFLAFSTQMTANQAIVFVRAKRPNSIQTRSQLRCVREFVQFLGPLRSVFSCAEPLRTPVTLSQYLNRQRHILHGSERKELRHVPKIVQLVSRLLLDIAENREVIEEDILEAPDIHDLEMTLSIIEQMGPEFLAKEPRLPGTPTLPRHFNEPPIFYHRKSLSYSESDLRRLGSQLNLLTQSLGPGSQSDAQMPLPPYEHTIPSNRYQLCNSSTSDVSQGSTGSLWQIKNEKRRKEEAFLLEKMKQKTIQRSESMGNSRHGNKDSVLSRWKAEEREELAMNGRKRDRDRNDEHSEKSEVPFITLQSELSLEARRLLVAQALAVDLFHDGEEEHKTRVLSWQAELNQGGGWERLCLERDPFVLTGLMWAWLEQLKEPIISAQEAKALNPDRSNTQTVLDTLDQATRETLMVILDCMAHMLRIPTEVEKAFLNRTIKAFTWMEPDSEDRSRIYESVTPVLLGVLEDMRSTWMEAEKTPASPFTLT, encoded by the exons ATGGCGTTCCACACAAACACCAGAGGTGGAGCTCTGATGGAATACA TCACAGCCCCCAGAGCAAAGTACACACTAGTAGGGGAGGCCATACGTTCTGTTATCCCTGCACACATGCAGTGCTCCATCGGCTGTGGAGGTCAGTCCTGCAAATACGACAACCCCAGTTACTGGAGCGCCGCCCATCAGGCCATCAGAGGCCTCTACTCGTCCTG GGTTACTGATCACCTCCTGGCGATGTCCAGACCCTCAACGGAAATCATTGAGAAGTATGACATCATTGATCAATTCagaag GGCTGGCATTAGAACAGTGATAAACCTGCAGACACCCGGTGAACACGCCAGCTGTGGGAACCCTCTGGAACCAGAGAGCGGCTTCTCGTACCGCCCAGAGGTCTTCATGGAGAACAACA TTTATTTCTATAATTTTGGCTGGAGTGACTACGGCGTGGCCAGCCTCACCACCGTGTTGGACATGGTGAAGGTCATGGCCTTCGCCCTGCAGGAGGGGAAGATCGCCGTCCACTGTCACGCCGGTCTGGGAAGAACAG GCGTGCTCTTGGCGTGTTTCTTGGCGTTTTCCACCCAGATGACGGCCAACCAGGCGATTGTATTTGTACGTGCCAAACGTCCCAACTCCATTCAGACCAGGAGTCAGCTGCGTTGCGTCCGAGAGTTCGTCCAGTTCCTCGGTCCTCTGAGGAGTGTGTTTTCTTGCGCCGAGCCCCTGCGCACCCCGGTCACCCTGTCCCAGTACCTGAACCGCCAGAGACACATCCTGCACGGCAGCGAGAGGAAAGAGCTGAGACACGTGCCCAAGATCGTCCAGCTGGTCTCCAGGTTGTTGTTGGACATCGCGGAGAATCGAGAGGTGATTGAGGAAGACATTCTGGAGGCTCCTGACATCCACGACCTGGAGATGACCCTGAGCATCATCGAGCAGATGGGCCCCGAGTTTTTAGCAAAGGAGCCCCGTTTACCGGGTACGCCCACCCTACCCCGGCACTTCAACGAGCCGCCCATCTTCTACCATCGCAAAAGTCTGAGCTACAGCGAGTCGGACCTGAGACGGCTGGGATCGCAGCTCAACCTGCTCACACAGTCTCTGGGCCCAGGGTCCCAGAGCGACGCCCAAATGCCCCTTCCCCCGTACGAACACACCATCCCCTCAAACCGATACCAGCTGTGCAACAGCAGCACGTCTGACGTCTCACAAGGATCCACGGGATCGCTCTGGCagatcaaaaatgaaaaaagacgcAAAGAGGAAGCATTTCTTCTGGagaaaatgaagcagaaaaCCATCCAGCGGAGCGAGTCCATGGGAAACAGTCGGCACGGAAACAAGGACAGCGTGTTGTCACGGTGGAAggcggaggagagagaggagttagCGATGAACGGTAGAAAGAGAGATCGGGATCGTAACGACGAACACTCAGAGAAATCAGAGGTGCCCTTCATCACCCTGCAGTCGGAGCTGTCGCTGGAGGCCCGGCGGCTACTGGTGGCCCAGGCCCTCGCCGTGGATCTGTTCCATGATGGGGAGGAGGAGCACAAAACCAGAGTCTTGTCCTGGCAG GCGGAATTAAACCAAGGCGGCGGGTGGGAACGGTTGTGTTTGGAACGGGATCCCTTCGTCCTGACGGGCCTCATGTGGGCGTGGCTGGAGCAGCTCAAAGAGCCAATCATCTCTGCCCAGGAAGCCAAAGCCCTGAACCCCGACAGGAGCAACACTCAAACGGTCCTGGATACGCTCGACCAG GCCACTAGAGAAACATTGATGGTCATACTGGACTGCATGGCTCACATGCTGAGGATCCCCACAGAGGTGGAAAAAGCTTTCCTGAACCGTACCATCAAAGCTTTCACCTGG ATGGAACCCGACTCAGAAGACAGAAGCAGAATATACGAGTCCGTGACTCCGGTCCTGCTGGGGGTCCTTGAGGACATGAGATCCACGTGGATGGAAGCAGAAAAGACTCCAGCGTCTCCTTTCACTTTAACATAG
- the fbxw12 gene encoding F-box/WD repeat-containing protein 12 isoform X1, whose translation MDPHPQHLAADCLIHLFTFLPEEDLLRASGVCQDWRGAADTPWLWRRLCLQRWTFCDLTSFRSERVDHSWKKYYLRRSHLEMKMTKGRTGGYTCRSLRGHTGKVVGVTYLQESSAQLPHLWNVSSTVCSAGTDGSVRTWNTQSGELLWCSPEQKPLSGIVSDERREVVITIESTGLIKTWSGRSGQELGSFSAPGGPFTLLQYDVNERWFLAVGNALGSLWTLAGAGLTKASSLVVGDSAIDILLVSPDKSLMVVGSGDGGAATVICTQSLTSPSEDGDPLRVSTPIRGSGAAAFIPTQPARLAVIDSEPTQKKTLYVFDLSIKRSKFKSEIQVQQVESFPVSLEVSPHRMILKASDSNRLVLVVDQELLVFSLKGDLLARFKDHTLRITSVHVDSFRVVTASEDLSLRVMTWSKDGDRGTTLESRYHLLGGSHTMSRAVTHVSCDYSSIVAVAEGKSGNDVLKVYSFTS comes from the exons ATGGATCCTCACCCCCAGCACCTGGCCGCTGATTGCCTCATCCACCTCTTCACCTTCCTGCCAGAGGAGGATCTCCTCAGAGCCTCCGGGGTGTGTCAG GACTGGCGCGGAGCGGCGGACACCCCCTGGTTATGGAG GAGGTTGTGTTTGCAGCGCTGGACGTTCTGTGACCTCACCTCGTTCAGAAGTGAACGCGTCGATCACTCCTGGAAGAAATATTACCTGCGCCGCTCTCACctggagatgaagatgacgaAGGGTCGGACAGGAGGGTACACCTGCAGGAGCCTCAGAGGACACACAG GTAAGGTGGTGGGTGTGACGTACCTGCAGGAGAGTTCAGCCCAGCTGCCTCACCTGTGGAACGTCAGCTCGACCGTCTGCAGCGCCGGAACCGACGGAAGCGTCCGAACGTGGAACACCCAGAGT ggtgaactcctgtggtgctcccCTGAGCAGAAGCCTCTGTCTGGGATCGTGAGCGATGAGCGTCGTGAGGTCGTGATCACAATCGAGTCCACGGGCCTCATCAAGACCTGGAGCGGCCGAAGCGGCCAGGAGCTGGGCTCCTTCTCTGCCCCGGGGGGTCCCTTCACGCTGCTGCAGTACGACGTCAACGAGCGCTGGTTCCTGGCT GTGGGGAACGCTTTGGGGTCTCTGTGGACTCTGGCTGGTGCTGGTTTGACCAAAGCGTCCAGCCTGGTGGTGGGAGACTCTGCCATCGACATCCTCCTGGTTTCTCCTGACAAGAGCCTGATGGTGGTCGGGTCCGGTGACGGCGGTGCCGCTacg GTGATTTGCACGCAGAGCTTGACCTCTCCATCTGAGGATGGAGATCCTTTACGTGTCTCCACGCCCATCAGAGGCTCCGGGGCGGCGGCCTTCATCCCCACGCAGCCGGCCAGACTGGCCGTCATCGACAGCGAGCCCACGCAGAAGAAAACCCTCTACGTGTTCGATCTCAGCATCAAAAGGTCTAAGTTCAAGTCAGAGATCCAAG TCCAGCAGGTGGAGTCCTTCCCCGTGTCGCTGGAGGTCAGCCCCCACCGGATGATCCTGAAGGCGAGCGACAGCAACCGCCTGGTGTTGGTGGTCGACCAGGAACTGTTGGTGTTCTCTCTGAAAGGAGACCTGCTGGCTCGGTTTAAAGACCACACCCTGAGGATCACCTCCGTACACGTG GACAGCTTCCGTGTCGTGACGGCATCAGAGGACCTCTCCTTACGCGTGATGACGTGGAGCAAAGACGGAGACCGTGGGACGACCCTGGAGAGCCGGTACCACCTACTAGGAGGTTCTCACACCATGTCCAG AGCGGTGACTCACGTCTCCTGTGACTACTCCAGCATTGTTGCCGTCGCAGAAGGAAAAAGTGGAAACGATGTCTTGAAAGTTTATTCTTTCACCTCCTGA
- the fbxw12 gene encoding F-box/WD repeat-containing protein 12 isoform X3, which translates to MDPHPQHLAADCLIHLFTFLPEEDLLRASGVCQDWRGAADTPWLWRRLCLQRWTFCDLTSFRSERVDHSWKKYYLRRSHLEMKMTKGRTGGYTCRSLRGHTGKVVGVTYLQESSAQLPHLWNVSSTVCSAGTDGSVRTWNTQSVGNALGSLWTLAGAGLTKASSLVVGDSAIDILLVSPDKSLMVVGSGDGGAATVICTQSLTSPSEDGDPLRVSTPIRGSGAAAFIPTQPARLAVIDSEPTQKKTLYVFDLSIKRSKFKSEIQVQQVESFPVSLEVSPHRMILKASDSNRLVLVVDQELLVFSLKGDLLARFKDHTLRITSVHVDSFRVVTASEDLSLRVMTWSKDGDRGTTLESRYHLLGGSHTMSRAVTHVSCDYSSIVAVAEGKSGNDVLKVYSFTS; encoded by the exons ATGGATCCTCACCCCCAGCACCTGGCCGCTGATTGCCTCATCCACCTCTTCACCTTCCTGCCAGAGGAGGATCTCCTCAGAGCCTCCGGGGTGTGTCAG GACTGGCGCGGAGCGGCGGACACCCCCTGGTTATGGAG GAGGTTGTGTTTGCAGCGCTGGACGTTCTGTGACCTCACCTCGTTCAGAAGTGAACGCGTCGATCACTCCTGGAAGAAATATTACCTGCGCCGCTCTCACctggagatgaagatgacgaAGGGTCGGACAGGAGGGTACACCTGCAGGAGCCTCAGAGGACACACAG GTAAGGTGGTGGGTGTGACGTACCTGCAGGAGAGTTCAGCCCAGCTGCCTCACCTGTGGAACGTCAGCTCGACCGTCTGCAGCGCCGGAACCGACGGAAGCGTCCGAACGTGGAACACCCAGAGT GTGGGGAACGCTTTGGGGTCTCTGTGGACTCTGGCTGGTGCTGGTTTGACCAAAGCGTCCAGCCTGGTGGTGGGAGACTCTGCCATCGACATCCTCCTGGTTTCTCCTGACAAGAGCCTGATGGTGGTCGGGTCCGGTGACGGCGGTGCCGCTacg GTGATTTGCACGCAGAGCTTGACCTCTCCATCTGAGGATGGAGATCCTTTACGTGTCTCCACGCCCATCAGAGGCTCCGGGGCGGCGGCCTTCATCCCCACGCAGCCGGCCAGACTGGCCGTCATCGACAGCGAGCCCACGCAGAAGAAAACCCTCTACGTGTTCGATCTCAGCATCAAAAGGTCTAAGTTCAAGTCAGAGATCCAAG TCCAGCAGGTGGAGTCCTTCCCCGTGTCGCTGGAGGTCAGCCCCCACCGGATGATCCTGAAGGCGAGCGACAGCAACCGCCTGGTGTTGGTGGTCGACCAGGAACTGTTGGTGTTCTCTCTGAAAGGAGACCTGCTGGCTCGGTTTAAAGACCACACCCTGAGGATCACCTCCGTACACGTG GACAGCTTCCGTGTCGTGACGGCATCAGAGGACCTCTCCTTACGCGTGATGACGTGGAGCAAAGACGGAGACCGTGGGACGACCCTGGAGAGCCGGTACCACCTACTAGGAGGTTCTCACACCATGTCCAG AGCGGTGACTCACGTCTCCTGTGACTACTCCAGCATTGTTGCCGTCGCAGAAGGAAAAAGTGGAAACGATGTCTTGAAAGTTTATTCTTTCACCTCCTGA
- the fbxw12 gene encoding F-box/WD repeat-containing protein 12 isoform X2, translating to MDPHPQHLAADCLIHLFTFLPEEDLLRASGVCQDWRGAADTPWLWRRLCLQRWTFCDLTSFRSERVDHSWKKYYLRRSHLEMKMTKGRTGGYTCRSLRGHTGKVVGVTYLQESSAQLPHLWNVSSTVCSAGTDGSVRTWNTQSGELLWCSPEQKPLSGIVSDERREVVITIESTGLIKTWSGRSGQELGSFSAPGGPFTLLQYDVNERWFLAVGNALGSLWTLAGAGLTKASSLVVGDSAIDILLVSPDKSLMVVGSGDGGAATVICTQSLTSPSEDGDPLRVSTPIRGSGAAAFIPTQPARLAVIDSEPTQKKTLYVFDLSIKRSKFKSEIQVQQVESFPVSLEVSPHRMILKASDSNRLVLVVDQELLVFSLKGDLLARFKDHTLRITSVHVLPCRDGIRGPLLTRDDVEQRRRPWDDPGEPVPPTRRFSHHVQSGDSRLL from the exons ATGGATCCTCACCCCCAGCACCTGGCCGCTGATTGCCTCATCCACCTCTTCACCTTCCTGCCAGAGGAGGATCTCCTCAGAGCCTCCGGGGTGTGTCAG GACTGGCGCGGAGCGGCGGACACCCCCTGGTTATGGAG GAGGTTGTGTTTGCAGCGCTGGACGTTCTGTGACCTCACCTCGTTCAGAAGTGAACGCGTCGATCACTCCTGGAAGAAATATTACCTGCGCCGCTCTCACctggagatgaagatgacgaAGGGTCGGACAGGAGGGTACACCTGCAGGAGCCTCAGAGGACACACAG GTAAGGTGGTGGGTGTGACGTACCTGCAGGAGAGTTCAGCCCAGCTGCCTCACCTGTGGAACGTCAGCTCGACCGTCTGCAGCGCCGGAACCGACGGAAGCGTCCGAACGTGGAACACCCAGAGT ggtgaactcctgtggtgctcccCTGAGCAGAAGCCTCTGTCTGGGATCGTGAGCGATGAGCGTCGTGAGGTCGTGATCACAATCGAGTCCACGGGCCTCATCAAGACCTGGAGCGGCCGAAGCGGCCAGGAGCTGGGCTCCTTCTCTGCCCCGGGGGGTCCCTTCACGCTGCTGCAGTACGACGTCAACGAGCGCTGGTTCCTGGCT GTGGGGAACGCTTTGGGGTCTCTGTGGACTCTGGCTGGTGCTGGTTTGACCAAAGCGTCCAGCCTGGTGGTGGGAGACTCTGCCATCGACATCCTCCTGGTTTCTCCTGACAAGAGCCTGATGGTGGTCGGGTCCGGTGACGGCGGTGCCGCTacg GTGATTTGCACGCAGAGCTTGACCTCTCCATCTGAGGATGGAGATCCTTTACGTGTCTCCACGCCCATCAGAGGCTCCGGGGCGGCGGCCTTCATCCCCACGCAGCCGGCCAGACTGGCCGTCATCGACAGCGAGCCCACGCAGAAGAAAACCCTCTACGTGTTCGATCTCAGCATCAAAAGGTCTAAGTTCAAGTCAGAGATCCAAG TCCAGCAGGTGGAGTCCTTCCCCGTGTCGCTGGAGGTCAGCCCCCACCGGATGATCCTGAAGGCGAGCGACAGCAACCGCCTGGTGTTGGTGGTCGACCAGGAACTGTTGGTGTTCTCTCTGAAAGGAGACCTGCTGGCTCGGTTTAAAGACCACACCCTGAGGATCACCTCCGTACACGTG CTTCCGTGTCGTGACGGCATCAGAGGACCTCTCCTTACGCGTGATGACGTGGAGCAAAGACGGAGACCGTGGGACGACCCTGGAGAGCCGGTACCACCTACTAGGAGGTTCTCACACCATGTCCAG AGCGGTGACTCACGTCTCCTGTGA
- the fbxw12 gene encoding F-box/WD repeat-containing protein 12 isoform X4, which produces MDPHPQHLAADCLIHLFTFLPEEDLLRASGVCQDWRGAADTPWLWRRLCLQRWTFCDLTSFRSERVDHSWKKYYLRRSHLEMKMTKGRTGGYTCRSLRGHTGKVVGVTYLQESSAQLPHLWNVSSTVCSAGTDGSVRTWNTQSGELLWCSPEQKPLSGIVSDERREVVITIESTGLIKTWSGRSGQELGSFSAPGGPFTLLQYDVNERWFLAVGNALGSLWTLAGAGLTKASSLVVGDSAIDILLVSPDKSLMVVGSGDGGAATVICTQSLTSPSEDGDPLRVSTPIRGSGAAAFIPTQPARLAVIDSEPTQKKTLYVFDLSIKRSKFKSEIQAGGVLPRVAGGQPPPDDPEGERQQPPGVGGRPGTVGVLSERRPAGSV; this is translated from the exons ATGGATCCTCACCCCCAGCACCTGGCCGCTGATTGCCTCATCCACCTCTTCACCTTCCTGCCAGAGGAGGATCTCCTCAGAGCCTCCGGGGTGTGTCAG GACTGGCGCGGAGCGGCGGACACCCCCTGGTTATGGAG GAGGTTGTGTTTGCAGCGCTGGACGTTCTGTGACCTCACCTCGTTCAGAAGTGAACGCGTCGATCACTCCTGGAAGAAATATTACCTGCGCCGCTCTCACctggagatgaagatgacgaAGGGTCGGACAGGAGGGTACACCTGCAGGAGCCTCAGAGGACACACAG GTAAGGTGGTGGGTGTGACGTACCTGCAGGAGAGTTCAGCCCAGCTGCCTCACCTGTGGAACGTCAGCTCGACCGTCTGCAGCGCCGGAACCGACGGAAGCGTCCGAACGTGGAACACCCAGAGT ggtgaactcctgtggtgctcccCTGAGCAGAAGCCTCTGTCTGGGATCGTGAGCGATGAGCGTCGTGAGGTCGTGATCACAATCGAGTCCACGGGCCTCATCAAGACCTGGAGCGGCCGAAGCGGCCAGGAGCTGGGCTCCTTCTCTGCCCCGGGGGGTCCCTTCACGCTGCTGCAGTACGACGTCAACGAGCGCTGGTTCCTGGCT GTGGGGAACGCTTTGGGGTCTCTGTGGACTCTGGCTGGTGCTGGTTTGACCAAAGCGTCCAGCCTGGTGGTGGGAGACTCTGCCATCGACATCCTCCTGGTTTCTCCTGACAAGAGCCTGATGGTGGTCGGGTCCGGTGACGGCGGTGCCGCTacg GTGATTTGCACGCAGAGCTTGACCTCTCCATCTGAGGATGGAGATCCTTTACGTGTCTCCACGCCCATCAGAGGCTCCGGGGCGGCGGCCTTCATCCCCACGCAGCCGGCCAGACTGGCCGTCATCGACAGCGAGCCCACGCAGAAGAAAACCCTCTACGTGTTCGATCTCAGCATCAAAAGGTCTAAGTTCAAGTCAGAGATCCAAG CAGGTGGAGTCCTTCCCCGTGTCGCTGGAGGTCAGCCCCCACCGGATGATCCTGAAGGCGAGCGACAGCAACCGCCTGGTGTTGGTGGTCGACCAGGAACTGTTGGTGTTCTCTCTGAAAGGAGACCTGCTGGCTCGGTTTAA
- the LOC137605996 gene encoding protein Wnt-7a: protein MSRRTRRWILRVLLCLGIVYLKIGGFSSVVALGASIICNKIPGLAPRQRIICQSRPDAIIVIGEGAQMGINECQFQFKNGRWNCSALGERTVFGKELKVGSKEAAFTYAIIAAGVAHAITAACTQGNLSDCSCDAEKQGFYSADHGWKWGGCSADISYGLGFSKVFIDAREVKQNARTLMNLHNNEVGRKILEKNMQLECKCHGVSGSCTTKTCWTTLPRFRELGFLLKEKYAQAVHVEPVKASRNKRPKFLKVKKPYSYRKPMDTDLVYIDKSPNYCEADPLTGSLGTQGRVCNKTMMQHISGCDLMCCGRGYNTHQYSHVWQCNCKFLWCCYVKCNTCSERTEVYTCK, encoded by the exons ATGAGCCGGAGAACACGACGCTGGATTCTAAGAGTTTTACTTTGTCTAGGAATCGTTTATTTGAAAATCGG GGGCTTCTCGTCGGTGGTGGCCCTGGGAGCGAGCATAATCTGTAACAAGATCCCCGGTTTGGCCCCCAGACAACGGATTATCTGCCAGAGTCGCCCTGATGCCATCATCGTCATCGGGGAGGGGGCCCAAATGGGCATCAACGAGTGTCAGTTCCAGTTCAAAAACGGCCGCTGGAACTGCTCTGCGCTGGGGGAGAGGACCGTCTTCGGAAAAGAGTTGAAAGTGG gcaGTAAGGAGGCCGCGTTCACCTACGCCATCATTGCGGCGGGGGTGGCCCACGCCATCACGGCCGCCTGCACCCAGGGGAACCTGAGCGACTGCAGCTGCGACGCGGAGAAGCAGGGCTTCTACAGCGCCGACCACGGCTGGAAGTGGGGGGGCTGCTCGGCCGACATCAGCTACGGCCTGGGCTTCTCCAAGGTGTTCATCGACGCCCGCGAGGTCAAGCAGAACGCCAGGACCCTCATGAACCTGCACAACAACGAGGTGGGGCGCAAG atccTGGAGAAGAACATGCAACTGGAATGCAAGTGTCACGGCGTCTCTGGCTCCTGCACCACCAAGACCTGCTGGACGACCCTCCCCAGGTTCCGTGAGCTGGGCTTCCTGCTGAAGGAGAAGTACGCCCAGGCGGTCCACGTGGAGCCGGTGAAGGCCAGCCGCAACAAACGGCCCAAGTTCCTGAAGGTCAAGAAGCCGTACTCCTACCGGAAGCCCATGGACACGGACCTGGTGTACATCGACAAGTCGCCCAACTACTGCGAGGCCGACCCGCTGACGGGCAGCCTGGGCACGCAGGGCCGCGTGTGCAACAAGACCATGATGCAACACATCAGCGGCTGCGACCTGATGTGCTGCGGCCGCGGCTACAACACGCACCAGTACTCACACGTGTGGCAGTGCAACTGCAAGTTCCTGTGGTGCTGCTACGTCAAATGCAACACCTGCAGCGAGAGGACAGAGGTGTACACCTGCAAGTAG